Proteins encoded by one window of Paenibacillus urinalis:
- a CDS encoding sugar phosphate isomerase/epimerase — MPAQFLIGQYGGFDLGKYERDFKSHFFGIENCLYESEEDFDRLLSLSHKDVFKYGFHFAPRSGQHEFRDALFMSSDENVREEAFGFIEQELEYLRDRHLTPAYVLFHYPKPVRLDPQKDWELWYFDNEAEYEWDREDSELSFEARSEEVFQRLSHYGELYDFTPVLEFDAVPRVIVETDLLIRLLEKYPSIRICLDTARLFLQTLTDPDFDAMKVIHEYARYAKLIHLSNARYTDNAVLRHHPVLPGLSPIDGWAPIEDYLIAIRELNSNVLILFEHRSDRITDVELAECYEWVDGLMNREKTSIINQ, encoded by the coding sequence ATGCCTGCCCAATTTTTAATCGGACAATATGGTGGATTTGACCTGGGTAAATATGAAAGGGATTTCAAAAGTCATTTTTTCGGGATTGAGAATTGTTTATATGAGTCTGAGGAGGATTTTGATAGGCTCTTGTCCTTGTCGCATAAGGATGTGTTTAAATATGGGTTCCATTTCGCTCCCCGATCTGGACAGCATGAATTTCGGGATGCGCTGTTTATGTCTTCAGATGAGAATGTAAGAGAGGAAGCCTTTGGTTTCATTGAGCAAGAGCTAGAGTATCTACGTGACCGTCATTTAACTCCGGCATATGTACTGTTCCATTATCCTAAGCCGGTAAGGCTGGATCCGCAGAAGGATTGGGAGCTGTGGTATTTCGACAATGAAGCGGAGTATGAATGGGACAGGGAGGATTCGGAGTTATCCTTTGAAGCCAGAAGTGAAGAGGTATTTCAGAGATTATCTCATTATGGAGAGCTCTACGATTTTACACCGGTTCTTGAATTTGATGCCGTACCGCGTGTTATCGTGGAAACCGATTTGCTGATTCGATTACTGGAGAAGTATCCCTCTATTCGAATCTGTCTGGATACGGCGCGGCTGTTCCTTCAGACATTGACCGATCCGGATTTTGATGCAATGAAAGTGATTCACGAGTACGCCCGCTATGCCAAGCTAATACATTTATCCAATGCCCGTTATACAGATAATGCGGTTCTAAGACACCATCCGGTACTTCCGGGATTATCTCCTATTGATGGCTGGGCACCGATCGAGGATTATTTGATCGCCATTCGGGAGCTGAATTCGAATGTCCTTATACTGTTCGAGCACCGATCTGATCGTATCACGGATGTTGAACTTGCGGAATGCTATGAGTGGGTAGATGGACTTATGAACAGGGAAAAAACAAGTATAATTAATCAGTGA
- a CDS encoding ABC transporter ATP-binding protein, with translation MLTINQVTKKFGTFTALEEISCELASGVYGLLAPNGAGKTTLIKMLTTLLFPTKGEILYGGEDIVQMGERYRDRLGYLPQQFGYYKNDTPVQYLHYIAALKGMGREQASTKINELLALVALESVKNKKMKKFSGGMIQRVGIAQAMLNDPEILILDEPTAGLDPKERVRFRNLLTRLARDRIIILSTHIVSDVELIANEILMIKDRRLLYKESVESLCARLEDKVYETELSYEEAEVLKEKYLILSEKQELGRLKVRFLTEAGEPDIVSSKVIPSLEDVFIYTYQDEVNLAGDEVYAGH, from the coding sequence ATGTTAACCATTAATCAAGTAACGAAGAAATTCGGTACCTTCACTGCGCTGGAGGAGATCAGCTGTGAGCTTGCGAGCGGGGTGTACGGTTTGCTTGCTCCGAACGGAGCGGGCAAAACGACACTGATTAAAATGCTGACAACCCTTCTTTTTCCAACAAAAGGCGAGATTCTGTATGGCGGAGAAGACATCGTGCAGATGGGGGAGAGATACCGAGATCGACTCGGCTATTTGCCGCAGCAGTTCGGATATTATAAGAATGATACGCCGGTGCAGTACCTGCACTACATTGCTGCTCTGAAAGGAATGGGCAGGGAGCAGGCCTCGACCAAGATTAATGAATTGCTGGCACTTGTAGCATTGGAGAGTGTCAAAAACAAGAAAATGAAAAAATTCTCTGGCGGGATGATCCAGAGAGTTGGCATTGCTCAAGCGATGCTGAATGATCCTGAGATATTGATTCTGGATGAACCAACGGCAGGGCTTGACCCGAAGGAGCGGGTGAGATTCCGTAATTTGCTTACCCGGCTGGCACGGGATCGAATTATCATTTTATCTACGCATATTGTGTCTGATGTGGAGCTCATTGCAAACGAAATCCTGATGATCAAGGATCGGCGTTTGCTGTATAAGGAGAGTGTGGAATCCTTGTGCGCACGTCTTGAAGATAAAGTGTACGAGACGGAGCTGAGCTATGAGGAGGCAGAAGTGCTGAAAGAAAAATATTTGATCTTGTCCGAGAAGCAGGAGCTCGGCAGGCTGAAGGTTCGCTTCTTAACAGAAGCAGGCGAGCCGGATATCGTTTCGAGTAAAGTCATACCAAGTCTTGAGGATGTGTTCATATACACTTATCAGGATGAGGTGAACCTAGCAGGAGATGAAGTCTATGCGGGGCATTAA
- a CDS encoding RNA polymerase sigma factor translates to MESEKQWIRQIKRQSNKAAADKLVSSYYKEIYSYVYRQTMDKEQSMDLTQEIFISMLQSIQHFDGKRAAFRTWLYRIATNRVIDYYRSRAFRYRQSTETMEEDQHVMSEPEDFTIRVENREEVMRIMHVVSELEPGSQSIFRLKIFGEYTFLEIADMLQLPESTVKSKYYAMIRKIKKKLEVNTDAS, encoded by the coding sequence ATGGAATCTGAGAAACAGTGGATCAGGCAGATCAAGAGACAATCGAATAAAGCCGCGGCGGATAAGCTGGTATCGTCCTATTACAAGGAGATTTACAGCTACGTATATAGACAGACGATGGACAAGGAGCAGTCGATGGACCTCACACAGGAAATTTTTATTTCCATGCTGCAGTCCATTCAGCACTTTGACGGGAAGAGAGCTGCGTTTCGTACCTGGCTGTATCGGATCGCCACCAATCGAGTGATCGATTATTATCGGTCCAGAGCCTTCCGCTATCGTCAATCGACGGAAACGATGGAGGAGGACCAGCATGTCATGTCCGAGCCGGAAGACTTTACGATCCGTGTAGAGAACAGAGAGGAAGTCATGAGAATTATGCACGTTGTTAGTGAATTGGAACCGGGCAGCCAGTCCATATTCAGGCTTAAAATTTTTGGCGAATATACGTTTCTTGAGATCGCGGATATGCTGCAACTCCCGGAATCTACAGTAAAATCCAAATACTATGCAATGATTCGCAAAATAAAAAAGAAGCTGGAGGTGAATACCGATGCCTCATAA
- a CDS encoding MDR family MFS transporter: MKIRLWSTNLKIRLFGESLFNMLYWMYFPFITVYFSEVFGLQTAGLMMTVPPLFSLAGSLIGGYMADRLGRRTVMLIGTALQTIMFALFAVSTHHVVDYAAFIGIGLGSALYKPASSAMVADLVPQEDRRQVFAAYTTANNLGAVLGPALGAVFFFEYRQELLWCCTSIMLIYSALILFFVHESKPEYDTDRTSSHSFMSLLREQWTGYGIIFRDKMFLLYLLAGIFSLISIMQLDLYLAVYITNYVPAQSLISMFDIHIQLEHTEILGWVLGLNGLMFVLFVLPVTRWLRPVQDRNVFILSALLTGIGTFLLGLGTNIWYLFGCTIIFTIGEIVRSPVMHSFISHYAPEHARGQYMGADHLQYIAGRLFAPVTVFLSAWVAPLGIFSLIFASSMISALLYYGLFRGLQSSGV; the protein is encoded by the coding sequence GTGAAGATTCGGTTGTGGAGTACCAATCTGAAGATCCGATTATTTGGGGAATCGCTGTTCAACATGCTGTACTGGATGTACTTCCCCTTCATTACGGTTTATTTCAGCGAAGTGTTTGGATTACAGACAGCTGGGCTAATGATGACGGTTCCTCCCTTGTTCAGTTTGGCTGGCAGCTTAATTGGCGGATACATGGCTGACCGTCTGGGCAGACGTACCGTAATGCTTATCGGTACAGCACTGCAGACCATCATGTTTGCCCTGTTTGCCGTATCGACTCATCATGTAGTGGATTATGCGGCTTTTATTGGTATTGGTCTCGGTTCCGCCCTGTACAAACCCGCCAGTTCCGCAATGGTGGCAGATCTGGTCCCGCAGGAGGACCGTAGACAAGTATTTGCTGCTTATACGACGGCGAACAATTTAGGAGCCGTGCTTGGGCCTGCCTTAGGCGCTGTTTTCTTCTTCGAATATCGGCAAGAGCTGCTGTGGTGCTGTACATCCATCATGCTGATCTACTCGGCTCTGATCTTGTTCTTCGTTCATGAGAGCAAGCCTGAATATGATACCGATCGTACATCATCCCATTCATTTATGAGCTTACTGAGGGAACAATGGACAGGCTACGGGATTATTTTCCGAGACAAAATGTTTCTTCTATACTTGCTGGCAGGAATATTCTCACTCATTTCAATCATGCAGCTGGATCTTTATTTAGCAGTCTATATTACAAATTACGTGCCAGCACAGTCCTTAATTTCTATGTTTGATATACACATCCAGTTGGAGCATACTGAAATATTGGGCTGGGTTCTCGGCTTGAACGGTCTGATGTTTGTGCTGTTTGTACTTCCAGTCACCCGATGGCTGCGTCCTGTTCAAGACCGGAACGTATTCATTCTGTCTGCATTGCTGACAGGAATCGGTACATTTCTACTCGGACTGGGCACGAATATCTGGTACTTGTTTGGCTGCACAATCATTTTCACAATCGGAGAAATCGTAAGATCACCCGTGATGCATAGCTTCATCAGCCATTACGCTCCAGAGCACGCCAGAGGTCAATATATGGGGGCAGACCATTTGCAGTATATTGCCGGACGTCTGTTTGCACCCGTTACTGTTTTTTTATCTGCCTGGGTTGCCCCGCTCGGTATCTTCAGCCTGATTTTTGCTTCATCGATGATCAGTGCATTACTGTACTATGGGTTATTTCGAGGACTTCAATCAAGTGGCGTATAA
- a CDS encoding DUF6575 domain-containing protein: MHGELYTPLGCLKILDVFFYYDGPRIFTCKNKSIEFLAFLVDELEESDHWLFIPVSKSRVQEIKSGRISIRDAITNAEDHLYEVHLPVTEEFKPIIQILSSDDIPDEYLPEEDSYAPLSTDTHYSELPPKPSPTLEEAFESRRDILDIAIEGGEEAYELGCQKLGDTLTSIQYTLYSLDPRWDANMRKPPLAVIEDNSANVTSLFESSFGIRIKSKKSANIFNVTPATEAMNQLSDLLIKSKNNETLKQSLRGINPRAVMWYQKFLNSVQSTSGSLKFEWASPNSENRSDSISKDQLDSAIKLINENSETYHQMTVKGKLIAINLKRNTFYIEGDDENDYSGNLSEQIKTIVQNGYTFEVPMEVNALIETKKVISTCTDKESVSYKLLEVHTKQS; this comes from the coding sequence ATGCATGGTGAGCTATACACACCATTAGGATGTCTGAAAATTTTGGATGTATTTTTCTATTATGATGGACCTCGTATATTTACATGTAAAAATAAATCAATTGAATTTCTTGCTTTTTTGGTCGATGAACTAGAGGAATCAGACCATTGGTTGTTTATTCCCGTAAGCAAATCAAGAGTTCAGGAGATTAAAAGTGGTAGGATTTCTATTAGAGATGCAATTACAAATGCTGAAGACCACCTATATGAGGTACACCTTCCTGTAACAGAAGAATTTAAACCCATTATCCAAATCCTATCCAGTGATGATATTCCAGATGAATATTTACCAGAGGAAGATTCCTATGCACCTTTAAGTACAGATACTCACTACTCAGAACTTCCGCCAAAGCCTTCCCCTACATTGGAAGAAGCTTTTGAAAGCCGTAGGGACATTTTGGATATTGCTATAGAAGGTGGAGAGGAAGCTTATGAGCTTGGTTGCCAAAAACTTGGTGATACACTAACCTCAATCCAATATACCTTATATTCATTAGATCCAAGATGGGATGCAAATATGAGAAAGCCTCCTTTAGCTGTTATAGAGGATAATTCAGCGAATGTTACATCTTTATTTGAATCTTCATTTGGAATTAGAATAAAGTCAAAAAAATCAGCGAATATATTTAATGTAACACCAGCTACTGAAGCAATGAATCAACTATCTGACCTTCTAATTAAAAGTAAGAACAATGAAACATTAAAGCAGAGTTTGAGGGGGATTAATCCAAGAGCGGTTATGTGGTATCAGAAGTTTCTTAATTCTGTTCAAAGTACCTCTGGAAGCTTAAAATTTGAATGGGCATCACCTAATTCAGAAAATAGATCCGACTCAATATCGAAAGACCAGTTGGATTCAGCCATTAAACTTATCAATGAAAACTCTGAAACATATCACCAAATGACTGTAAAAGGAAAGCTAATAGCAATCAATCTGAAAAGGAACACTTTCTACATAGAAGGTGATGACGAAAATGACTACTCTGGAAATTTATCTGAACAGATTAAAACAATAGTACAGAATGGTTACACTTTTGAGGTTCCGATGGAAGTAAATGCATTGATTGAGACAAAAAAGGTCATTAGTACATGTACAGATAAAGAAAGCGTATCGTATAAGTTACTTGAAGTTCATACAAAACAGTCTTAA
- a CDS encoding helix-turn-helix transcriptional regulator: MKSNLCHGFMYETEEELRALVGIEEYLDMEFNKGNGEWEPDWDDDSDAYELPSSLAMDVYCKRKAEGLTQKELALKLGIGLETLSKIENGHENLRTKVKKKIKDYLNEED, from the coding sequence ATGAAAAGCAATTTATGCCATGGTTTTATGTATGAAACAGAAGAAGAACTCCGAGCGCTAGTGGGTATAGAGGAATACCTGGACATGGAGTTTAATAAAGGTAATGGCGAATGGGAACCAGATTGGGATGATGACAGCGATGCTTACGAGCTGCCGTCATCATTAGCAATGGACGTTTATTGTAAACGGAAAGCCGAAGGCCTAACGCAAAAAGAGCTAGCTCTGAAACTAGGGATTGGTCTAGAAACCTTATCAAAGATTGAGAATGGTCATGAGAACCTTCGAACTAAAGTGAAAAAGAAAATAAAAGATTATTTGAATGAAGAAGATTAG
- a CDS encoding type III restriction-modification system endonuclease, producing the protein MKIKFDEQQYQLDAIQSITDIFEGQAVKVSNFTVSMGDIVGQEITELGIGNKLELSAAEVLENVQKVQLRNHLKKSASIQDWNFTVEMETGTGKTYVYTRSIFELNKRYGFSKFIIVVPSVAIREGVYKSFQMTEEHFANEYPGQHCHYFKYDSSKLEQVREYATSTNIEVMIINIDAFKKSFDDPEKENKANLIHRERDTMNGKKPIQFIQETNPIVIIDEPQSVDNTDKAKEAIASLNPLCKLRYSATHRDTYNLMYKLDPVDAYEKKLVKKIEVLSVNSDDDFNDPYIKLISVSNKNGYKATVEIDEKKKNGTVTRVKKEINPNNKNNLYLLSGERELYRGYIVEGIDCYPGNEMIEFENGKVLKLEESIGAIDDGLLKRYQIREAIRTHLDKEKRLVHQGIKVLTLFFIDKVENYRVYPKGQPWQKGKYAKIFEEEYVSLIRTPKYRSLFEEDQYISNQSAEEVHDGYFSQDKSGNYKDSKVAKDGSLRSNKDDESAFELIMKEKEKLLSFETPLRFIFSHSALKEGWDNPNVFQICTLVETKDPFTKRQKIGRGLRLSVNQDGQRQYDENINVLTVIANESYQQFAESLQKEMEDETGVKFGYLEEQSFSTITLTDEVTGESKEIGYDYSAKVYSFLVKEKFLDKKGKVENKLKEAIAAETFDVPYEFKEIKQDIERVIRNSIKKLPIFNKKDEVDIKLNKEVLLSDEFNQLWNQIKYKTTYSVDLDSDTLKGRCIDAIQKLDAFKARKIKRENALLKVDQSGVSGEGQTMRVYEALEEKRRLPDILRYLQEQTNLKRRTLVDILIGSKRLKDFEKNPQAFMEAVMKIINREKKKLIVDGIKYERIGDHAFYQQSLFEHQELVGYMKANAVEVSNDKSVYNYIRYDSNVERAFAEKLNNDEDVKLFVKLPSSFVIDTPLGNYNPDWAVLVEKEGVETLFFVVETKGSTDQEDLRLKEDGKITCGRKHFAALENGVTYKLANSYEKFKMGI; encoded by the coding sequence ATGAAGATTAAGTTTGATGAACAACAATACCAGCTTGATGCCATTCAATCAATCACTGATATCTTTGAGGGTCAAGCGGTTAAGGTCTCTAACTTTACTGTAAGTATGGGTGATATTGTTGGGCAAGAAATAACAGAGCTTGGAATTGGAAACAAGCTGGAGCTATCGGCAGCAGAAGTACTTGAAAATGTACAAAAGGTACAGCTGAGAAATCACCTTAAAAAAAGCGCTAGCATTCAAGATTGGAATTTCACTGTTGAAATGGAAACAGGTACTGGAAAAACATATGTTTATACCAGAAGTATATTTGAATTAAATAAAAGATATGGCTTTTCAAAATTCATCATTGTTGTGCCTAGTGTTGCTATTCGTGAAGGCGTATATAAATCGTTTCAGATGACTGAAGAGCATTTTGCAAACGAGTACCCTGGGCAGCATTGTCACTACTTTAAATATGATTCATCTAAACTGGAGCAGGTTCGTGAATATGCAACAAGCACAAATATTGAAGTAATGATTATTAATATTGATGCCTTTAAGAAAAGCTTTGATGACCCAGAAAAAGAAAACAAAGCTAACCTTATTCACCGTGAAAGAGACACAATGAACGGGAAAAAACCCATTCAATTTATTCAAGAAACAAACCCTATCGTTATTATTGATGAACCGCAAAGTGTTGATAACACGGATAAAGCAAAGGAAGCTATTGCCTCTTTAAATCCACTTTGTAAATTGAGGTATTCTGCTACCCATAGGGACACATACAATCTAATGTACAAGCTAGACCCCGTTGATGCTTATGAGAAGAAGCTTGTAAAAAAAATCGAAGTACTATCTGTCAATTCAGATGACGATTTTAATGATCCATATATTAAGCTTATCAGTGTCTCTAATAAAAATGGATATAAGGCCACTGTTGAAATAGATGAGAAAAAGAAAAATGGTACTGTCACCAGAGTGAAAAAAGAAATAAATCCTAACAATAAAAACAACTTATATTTATTATCTGGTGAGCGGGAACTATATCGTGGTTATATTGTAGAAGGTATCGACTGTTATCCTGGAAACGAAATGATTGAATTCGAAAATGGCAAGGTACTGAAACTGGAAGAATCGATTGGTGCTATCGATGATGGCTTACTCAAGAGATACCAAATAAGAGAAGCGATTCGCACTCATTTAGATAAGGAAAAAAGGCTTGTCCACCAAGGAATCAAAGTACTTACCCTTTTCTTTATAGATAAAGTAGAAAACTATCGAGTTTATCCAAAAGGACAGCCTTGGCAAAAAGGAAAGTATGCCAAGATTTTCGAAGAAGAGTATGTTTCCCTTATTAGGACACCAAAATATCGATCGCTCTTTGAAGAAGACCAGTATATTTCGAACCAAAGTGCTGAAGAGGTTCATGACGGATACTTTTCACAGGATAAGAGCGGAAACTATAAAGACAGTAAAGTTGCGAAAGATGGCAGCCTGCGGTCGAATAAAGATGATGAATCAGCATTTGAACTCATCATGAAAGAAAAAGAAAAGCTACTAAGCTTTGAGACGCCGTTGCGATTTATCTTTTCCCACTCTGCCCTTAAAGAAGGATGGGATAACCCAAATGTCTTCCAAATATGCACTTTAGTTGAAACCAAGGACCCTTTCACTAAGCGGCAAAAAATTGGTCGTGGCTTGCGCTTATCTGTAAATCAAGATGGACAAAGACAGTATGACGAGAATATTAATGTTCTTACAGTAATAGCAAATGAATCGTATCAACAATTTGCTGAATCGCTTCAGAAGGAAATGGAAGATGAGACAGGTGTTAAGTTTGGATACCTTGAAGAACAATCCTTCTCTACAATTACTCTGACAGATGAGGTCACTGGAGAGTCCAAGGAAATAGGCTATGACTATTCTGCCAAAGTTTATTCCTTCCTTGTTAAAGAAAAATTCCTTGATAAAAAAGGAAAGGTTGAAAACAAGCTGAAGGAAGCAATTGCAGCTGAAACTTTCGATGTTCCATATGAATTTAAGGAAATAAAGCAGGATATTGAAAGGGTCATAAGAAATTCCATTAAGAAGCTGCCGATCTTCAATAAGAAAGACGAAGTGGATATTAAGCTGAATAAAGAGGTTCTCCTAAGCGACGAGTTTAATCAATTATGGAACCAGATAAAATACAAGACGACTTATTCAGTAGATTTGGACTCCGATACACTTAAGGGCAGATGTATAGATGCAATACAAAAGCTGGATGCATTTAAGGCTAGGAAAATTAAACGAGAAAATGCCCTATTGAAAGTGGACCAATCAGGTGTGTCTGGAGAAGGGCAGACAATGCGTGTATATGAAGCGCTGGAAGAGAAACGACGTCTGCCAGACATTCTGCGTTATTTACAGGAACAGACCAACCTTAAGAGACGTACACTTGTTGATATATTAATTGGCTCCAAACGCTTGAAAGACTTTGAGAAGAATCCACAAGCATTCATGGAAGCTGTTATGAAAATCATTAACAGAGAAAAGAAGAAGTTAATTGTGGATGGTATTAAATATGAGCGTATAGGTGACCATGCGTTTTATCAGCAATCATTATTCGAGCATCAGGAGCTTGTCGGTTATATGAAGGCTAATGCAGTTGAAGTGTCAAATGATAAATCAGTCTATAACTATATCCGCTATGATTCCAATGTAGAGCGAGCATTTGCAGAAAAGCTTAACAATGATGAGGACGTTAAGTTATTTGTTAAGCTCCCTTCATCATTTGTAATAGATACACCACTGGGCAATTATAACCCTGACTGGGCAGTATTGGTTGAAAAAGAGGGAGTGGAAACCCTATTCTTCGTTGTTGAAACAAAGGGGAGCACCGACCAGGAGGATCTTCGATTGAAAGAAGATGGGAAGATCACATGTGGTCGGAAGCACTTTGCTGCATTGGAGAACGGGGTCACATACAAGCTCGCTAACAGCTATGAAAAATTCAAAATGGGAATATAG